The DNA sequence AGATCATCTACTTCTGCATAGTTGAAGTCTTCACTTTCTGCCAAAGCCAGTACTTCAGCTCCGTTTTCCCCGGTGATGAATTCTCCTTTTTCGTTTAATAACTTAAGTGCATTCCACTGTTTTGGATTGTGGGAAGCGGTAAGGATGATTCCTCCGTCTGCATTAAGTTCAGGAACCATTATTTCCACTGTAGGTGTTGTAGAAAGTCCAAGGTCTATTACATTTATTCCCAATCCCTGCAATGTAGCAGTTACCAAAGAAGAAACCATCTGACCAGAAATTCTGGCATCTCTTCCGATGACAAGGGTAAGGTCTTTTTTATTTTTATTATTCTGAAGCCAGGTTCCGAATGCGGAAGCGAATTTTACTACATCCAGCGGTGTTAAGTTATCACTTACTTTACCGCCAATGGTTCCGCGAATTCCGGAAATAGATTTTATTAATGACATGATGTTTTTACTTTTATTTTGTTCTTTCTAAATTTTCCAACGCAAAGATACTTAAAAGACCTTTCAACTTATAGAACGGGAATCTTTTTTTGGATTTTATCGTAGGTATTTTTTACAACTTTTGGTGGCGCAAAACGATAACCTATGTATAACAAACCATATAGGTTATTATTTTCTACGGTCTGGTTATTTTTCTGGTCATAGGCATGCGTATTAAAATTCATTTTACCACCAAATAAAAACCGATCTGTATTATAACCAATATGAAGCCCACCCTGCATTCTTATCGTTGCATACTGCGCATTTTCTTTGGATCCTCCGTTATCAAGATCTCTGTAACTTGAGAATTTCCCTCCTATTCCAGCAGCCAGATAAGGTGAAATATTGACATTCTTGCCTATTACCCAATTATAGAAATATCCGATATTCCCTCCGATATTATATTGCGTCTCTTTGCTTTTTACACCATCAATTTTATTTCTGAAAATAGTAAGGTCATAGTCCACAAAAGGAACCCAGCTTCCGCTGCTTTTATACTGCCATTCTCCCTGCGTGTAGATACTTCTTGCTGAAAAGTTTTTATTGAGAATATAGGAGGTAGATCCTCCAAAGGTTTGTACTCTTAAATCAGGAAACTGAATATAGGGATCTCTTCCTTCCTGCCATTCCGGAGACAGGTCTTTCATGTTTTCCACATAAAAACCACTTACATTTTTATAATAAACATTCTGGATAAATCTTCCGGGAAAAAACCTGAAACTAAAATCGGTATAAGAACTTTCTCCCTTCATTTCATCATCATTATTTCCATCTAAAAATCTGGGAGCAAAAGATACTGTCGCACTTATTATTCTATAATCAATTGAAAATGATGTTTTGGTTTTATTGTTGATTGACAGGTCCATCTTGAAGGCACTCTTTCCTTCTCCTGATGAAAAAACATAGTTCTCAATATTGGTATCAAGATTCACACGAACCATTACCTGGTCTGCATAAGACTTAGTATTTATGGTATCGGATTGTGCTTTACCCTGAGCCCCGAATAAAGAAAATAGGACTAGAGAACCTGTTTTTAAGAAATTCAAATTAATAATTTACATTAGAAAAATGAAATTACTACATTTTTTTCAATTATCCGATAAACCTAAAATTAAGAACAGCCACAATCTTTATCGCAGTTTGTTCTTTTGGAGCTGAATTTCTTAGGTGCGAAATTCTTTTTAAGTACTTTAAATAAAGAGTAACAGGCGAATGCTACAATTAATAGGATAAGTACGTACTGAAAAATTAGTGATGAGTCCATTACTTTAAAATCTGATATACTATCATCGACACAAAATATGCCAAACCTGTCATCATAACCACCTGAAAGCCGGTCCATTTCCAGCTTTTGGTTTCTCTGTAGACTACTGCAAGTGTAGAAACACACTGCATTGCAAATGCATAGAATAGAAGAACCGAGATTCCGGTTGCAAAACTGAAGACTTTTTCTCCGTTTGGTTTCACATCTCTTCTCATTTTATCAATTACTTTTACTTCCGGAGCGTCATCCTCCAGACTGTAAAGGGTAGACATTGTTCCTACGAACACTTCTCTTGCCACGAAACTAGTAAGAATTCCCACTCCCATTTTCCAGTCGTAGCCCAGTGGAGCGATTACAGGTTCTATTCCTTTACCCATTTTGGCAAGGTAAGAATGATCCAGATGAACGTCTGTAGCGACCAGTTCATTTGTTTTCTGGCTTGGCCCGAAATAACTCAGGAACCAGATGATGACACTTACAATGAAAATGATTTTTCCGGCTCCTGTAATAAAGTCCCATACTTTTCCTAAAACCATTTTAAAGTCATACCCGAAAAGTGGTTTTTTATAAGCAGGAAGGTCCATTACCAGATATGTTTTTCCTTTACTTTTAATAAATCTTTTAAGGATTGCTGCTGAGAATAAAGCAACCAGGAAGCCCAGAAGATACATTCCCATCAGAACCAGCGCCTTATATTTTATTCCTAAAAATGTTCCTTCTGAGATGATCAGCCCAATAATAATACTGTACACCGGAAGTCTCGCAGAACAGGTCATAAATGGCGTTACCAATATCGTCAGCAATCTTTCTTTCACGTTTTCAATGTTTCTGGTAGAGATTACCGCAGGAATAGCACAGGCCGTTCCTGATACAAGTGGGACAATACTTTTTCCGTTAAGTCCAAAGGGACGAAGCAATCTGTCCATCAGAAATACAACTCTTGCCATATATCCTGAGTCTTCCAGCAGATAAAGGAAATACAACAGGATTCCGATCTGTGGTGCAAAAACCACAATCCCTCCAATTCCGGGAACAATTCCGTTGGAAACAAGTGAATTAACAGGTCCTTCCGGAAGGTGTTCGCTTGTAAATGCTGCCAGCCATGAGAATGTTTCTTCTATCCAACTCATTGGATATTCTGCCAGAAAGAAAACGCTTTGGAAAATAATCAGCAAAATAGCTAAAAAGACTACATAACCCCAGAATTTATGTACTAAAACTTTATCCAGTTTTTCGGTTAATAATTCTTTGAATTGAGCTTTTTTAGAAATTACATCTTCCAGTATTCTGTCTACATTCTGATATCTTCTTACCGTTTCCTGAACCTGTAATCTTTTTGGAACCAGGCTTTTTGTATCTGCCTCATTCAGCTGTTCCATTACAGAACTTATTCTGCCCAGGTCAGTACCCAGTGAAAGGCTCATCCAGGCTTTATATTCATTATCGAAACCTTTATGCGCTGCCAGTTTCTGAATAAAATCTCTATGTTCGTTCGGTGTTTCAAAAGAAACCTTATCTGTTTTTACAAATTCATTGTTATAAACAGCTTCTCTTACTTCCTCAATCCCGATCTGCTCCTTGGCATTGGTCTGAATAATTTTAATTCCTAATGCTTCGGAAAATTTTTGAATATCAATGGAGATTCCTCTTCTTTCCGCCTGATCAATCTGATTGACAATCAGAATCATTGGAATACCAAGGTCCTGAATCTGCTGAAACAGAAGCAGCCCTCTTTTTAAACTTAATGCTTCAAGAATATACACAACACCTGCATAGTTTTTCTGCTCGTCAATAAGGTATTTGGAAAAAATAGCTTCATCTTCTGAGCTCGGATATACGCTGTAAGAACCCGGAAGGTCAATAACCTCAACATCCTGATCTTTATAGGTATAGTTCCCCGAATGGCTTGCAACGGTAACGCCGGCATAGTTTCCGGTTTTCTGCTTTTTGTTACAAAGCGTATTAAAAACCGTTGACTTTCCTACATTAGGATTTCCGACTAAAAGTATCTGTTTTTTCTTGTTTTCCTGCATTAATTCAATTCTTCAACAATGATGTAATCTCCTTCTTCCTCACGAAGAGCAATCCGGCTTTTTTCTGCTCCAAATTCTACATACATGGGCCCATTGAACGGAGCCTGATACAAAATCCTGAAAGCGGTTTCCGGAAGAAGCCCCATTTCAATGATTTTATTGGGCATTTTAAGATGGTCATTATCATACCCCAATATCTTCCCCATTTTGTTTTTAGGGAATCCACTTAATTTATGTAATCCTTTCTCTTTCAAAGCCTAATTTTTAGTCCTGCAAATATACGCTATTTAAATTTAATCTAAATAACGTTTTGACATAAAAGAAATCACCCCAAATACATTGCTGTATCTGGGGTGATTCAAAATATAATTTAGTTGATATGAATGCTTATTTTTTCTTCTTCTCAGAAGCTTGCTCTTTTTCTATTGGATTGTTATTGGCTCCGAAGAAATCTTTCACTTGCTTTTCCATTCTCTTCATAAAGTCTCCAATTGTTCCATCCGTACCTGGCATTGGTTTACTCATTGTTTCAGCAGTCATATAAGGACGTGATTCCGCAAAAGGATCTGCCTTAAAGGCATCATATGATTTTTGAAATTTTTCTTTAGTTGTCGGAGTTATAGAATTACTAGACATTCCCATTTTGGCATTAATTTTATCAGCATAAGAAATCTCGTCATAGTTTTCTATTTTTTTGTTTCCGCTTAACTGCCAAGAATAATTTTTATCCGTATCTTCTACTTTTACAATTAAACCTGGTAGGCCATAGAATTTATAGGGTCCATCCTGAAAAGGAATATCTGAACTGAACCAAGCTGTCCAGGTTCTTCCTCCAAACTCTGTGGTTGCTTTTTGGGCATTATAAGTACCTATTTTTTGTTTTTCAGGTAAAATATTCCACTGTAATTTTACATCATCATCATAAGAGAAAAAATTTCTGCTGATTTTGTCAACATACTGCATCTTCATTTCAGGATAATTTTTGATGATTTTATAGGAAAATTTCGGCCATCTTATCATCTTACTCATGTCCTTGAAAGTCTTAGTCTTTTCCATCTCTTCTACCTGAACTTTAATGATGGAATCCTGCGCTGGCATGGTATAATCCTGATAGATTGATTTCTTAGGTGTAATATCTAAAATTGTAATGACCTTATCCAGCTTCGCTGAATCTTTCTTAGGTTTAAAAGTCAGTTCATAAAAGAAACGGTTAGCTGTTTCTTTTGACTCCTGAGCTCCCGCAAAGGCAAAAAGAGCAATAAGAAATACGGAGAATAACTTTTTCATTGTAGCAAGTTTATATAATTAGTACCGGTTGTTGTGATTTTGTTACACTTTTTTTCAAATTTTATTTTTTTGAAGGATCTGTTGATGTATTCCATATTGTAGAGGATCGTAAAAAATTATGATTCTCTTAAAACATTTTCATTTTCAAAACACTTACCTTTAAGTTTCTAAAAAACAAAACATTATGGACACTTTATCTCAATTAAAATCCGAACTGGAAGGAGAATTTAAAACCACAAAAAAGTTTATTGAATTGTTTCCTGAAGGAAAAAATGATTTCGCTCCCCATGAAAAAAGTATGAAAATGATGCCTCTTGCCACTCATCTTGTAGAAGTTTTTGAATGGCCAAACACTATTTTGAAAACTTCTGAACTGGATTTTGGTAAAGGCGATTATAAACCAACAGTTCTTTCAACAAAAGAAGATCTTATGAAAAAACTGGAGGATGATTATCAGTCAGCAAAAACTGCATTGGAAAACAGTACTGAAGATGATCTAAATCCCAGCTGGACTATTAAAAATGACGGCCATGAACTGGCAAGCTGGAGTAAATATGGGGCGATCCGACATGCTTTAAATCAGATTACCCATCACAGGGCTCAACTGGGTGTGTATTACAGACTGAACAACATTCCTTTGCCGGGAAGCTATGGGCCTTCGGCTGACCAGCAAAGCTTTTAATTTTAATACATCATTATATCTCAACAAAAAACCAATCCTGACGGATTGGTTTTCTTATTATTTAAAATTGAATTTTACTGTTAACATAACTTGACTAGGGCGAAGCTGATATCTTGTATACTCAATATTTATAGTATTAATATTATAGGTTTCAAAAACTTTTTTGTTCGCGATATTCATCCATTTCAATTCAAAATCAATTTTCTTTTTAGTCCAAGTAAACTGATATGAAAGATCATAGAATCCATTATGATATTTTTGACCTGCTGCATTTGTATTTACCTGATCCCAATTGAATCCAACAGTATGACTTTCCATAGGATAGAAGAAAATCCCTAGATTATGGGTAAATCCTGTTCTGGTAGCATTTGAGTTTAATTCTCCAACACTTGTTTGTTTTGTTCTGGTAAGACTTGCATTATAATCAACGCTCATCCAACTGAAATAGGTATTATTAAATTTAATTCCAAATGACTGGCCGTTGTTTTTATTGGTATAGGATTTATCATTCAAAAAGGCATCAGATTCTGTCGTATTGTTGCTATAGCTAAGAGATGCGTTCGTTTTAAACTTTGGAAAATATTTTCCAACTTCTACGCTATATCCATTATTTAATACATGATTGTCCTGCTCTTTATATTTCATTATGGTATATCCGCCGCCATTAATCACTGGATTCGAAATTAAGTTTCTCTTTGCATCAGAATATCTGTAATTAACATTGAAGAATAAATTATTTAATGGATTTCTGTATTCTATTCTTGTTCCTGCAGATTTATTGTTATTCTGAGGAATTGGATTGTTAACATCCATTGCTCTAATTCCCTCAGGTGACGTCATTAAGAACCCTGAATATGCTGTATTTATTTCTCCAAAATTATTATTAATATTAGCATTTACGGATGCTTTCCAGAATGAAGCAAATGAATATTGTGCAAAAATATTAGGTTCAAAGGTTACTTTATTTACAGATTTTGAAACGAGTCTTAATGGATCATCCGCTTTAATATTGTTTGAGTTTACCGGAAGATTAGCATAGATCATCCATGATTCACTTTTATAATTTATCCCTAAACTTCCGTATGGTGTAGCTATGGTGTAATTTAAATCATTACTATATGCCTCTGGTTTGGGATCTTGAATATCAGGATTGGTAGATGGGATTGCTTTCACATTTAACAAATCAGACATCAGACCCGTACTTTTAAAATTAAATCCGACTTCAGGAGTAAATGTCCATCCTTTGGCAGAAAAACCAATATTAGCAGAATGATTAGCTTCAAAAGTTTTAAGTC is a window from the Chryseobacterium indologenes genome containing:
- a CDS encoding GLPGLI family protein, with translation MKKLFSVFLIALFAFAGAQESKETANRFFYELTFKPKKDSAKLDKVITILDITPKKSIYQDYTMPAQDSIIKVQVEEMEKTKTFKDMSKMIRWPKFSYKIIKNYPEMKMQYVDKISRNFFSYDDDVKLQWNILPEKQKIGTYNAQKATTEFGGRTWTAWFSSDIPFQDGPYKFYGLPGLIVKVEDTDKNYSWQLSGNKKIENYDEISYADKINAKMGMSSNSITPTTKEKFQKSYDAFKADPFAESRPYMTAETMSKPMPGTDGTIGDFMKRMEKQVKDFFGANNNPIEKEQASEKKKK
- a CDS encoding DinB family protein, with the translated sequence MDTLSQLKSELEGEFKTTKKFIELFPEGKNDFAPHEKSMKMMPLATHLVEVFEWPNTILKTSELDFGKGDYKPTVLSTKEDLMKKLEDDYQSAKTALENSTEDDLNPSWTIKNDGHELASWSKYGAIRHALNQITHHRAQLGVYYRLNNIPLPGSYGPSADQQSF
- a CDS encoding DUF4421 family protein, translated to MNFLKTGSLVLFSLFGAQGKAQSDTINTKSYADQVMVRVNLDTNIENYVFSSGEGKSAFKMDLSINNKTKTSFSIDYRIISATVSFAPRFLDGNNDDEMKGESSYTDFSFRFFPGRFIQNVYYKNVSGFYVENMKDLSPEWQEGRDPYIQFPDLRVQTFGGSTSYILNKNFSARSIYTQGEWQYKSSGSWVPFVDYDLTIFRNKIDGVKSKETQYNIGGNIGYFYNWVIGKNVNISPYLAAGIGGKFSSYRDLDNGGSKENAQYATIRMQGGLHIGYNTDRFLFGGKMNFNTHAYDQKNNQTVENNNLYGLLYIGYRFAPPKVVKNTYDKIQKKIPVL
- the feoB gene encoding ferrous iron transport protein B → MQENKKKQILLVGNPNVGKSTVFNTLCNKKQKTGNYAGVTVASHSGNYTYKDQDVEVIDLPGSYSVYPSSEDEAIFSKYLIDEQKNYAGVVYILEALSLKRGLLLFQQIQDLGIPMILIVNQIDQAERRGISIDIQKFSEALGIKIIQTNAKEQIGIEEVREAVYNNEFVKTDKVSFETPNEHRDFIQKLAAHKGFDNEYKAWMSLSLGTDLGRISSVMEQLNEADTKSLVPKRLQVQETVRRYQNVDRILEDVISKKAQFKELLTEKLDKVLVHKFWGYVVFLAILLIIFQSVFFLAEYPMSWIEETFSWLAAFTSEHLPEGPVNSLVSNGIVPGIGGIVVFAPQIGILLYFLYLLEDSGYMARVVFLMDRLLRPFGLNGKSIVPLVSGTACAIPAVISTRNIENVKERLLTILVTPFMTCSARLPVYSIIIGLIISEGTFLGIKYKALVLMGMYLLGFLVALFSAAILKRFIKSKGKTYLVMDLPAYKKPLFGYDFKMVLGKVWDFITGAGKIIFIVSVIIWFLSYFGPSQKTNELVATDVHLDHSYLAKMGKGIEPVIAPLGYDWKMGVGILTSFVAREVFVGTMSTLYSLEDDAPEVKVIDKMRRDVKPNGEKVFSFATGISVLLFYAFAMQCVSTLAVVYRETKSWKWTGFQVVMMTGLAYFVSMIVYQILK
- a CDS encoding FeoA family protein, which translates into the protein MGKILGYDNDHLKMPNKIIEMGLLPETAFRILYQAPFNGPMYVEFGAEKSRIALREEEGDYIIVEELN